In one window of Henckelia pumila isolate YLH828 chromosome 1, ASM3356847v2, whole genome shotgun sequence DNA:
- the LOC140875756 gene encoding probable xyloglucan endotransglucosylase/hydrolase protein 32 yields MSPLVIFSSFFILFFPSQNDAQAPPSPGYYPTSNIRSMEFDKLYTNRWGPQHQTLDQGKLTIWLDKTSGSGFKSRNSYSSGYFGSAIKLQPGYTAGVITSFYLSNNEDLPGDHDEIDIEFLGTTEDKPYVLQTNVYMKGSGDGENIVGREMRFHLWFDPTKDFHDYGILWNPDEIIFLVDDVPIRRYPRKTDATFPLRPMYVYGSIWDASSWATENGKYKADYNFQPFVGKYNNFKTSGCDPNPAASCRPATASPSGSMGLSSKQYAAMSWVQNNYMFYDYCQDLQKNIKLTPEC; encoded by the exons ATGTCTCCCCTTGTAATTTTCAGCTCGttcttcattttgtttttccCTTCACAAAACGATGCTCAAGCCCCACCCTCTCCGGGATACTACCCCACGTCCAATATTCGATCAATGGAGTTCGATAAACTATACACTAATCGTTGGGGCCCTCAGCATCAAACTCTAGACCAAGGAAAACTCACTATTTGGCTTGATAAAACTTCAG GGAGCGGATTTAAATCGCGGAATTCTTATTCATCGGGCTATTTTGGGTCAGCCATCAAGCTACAACCTGGCTATACTGCAGGAGTGATTACATCTTTCTAC CTTTCGAATAATGAAGATCTTCCAGGAGACCACGATGAAATCGATATCGAATTTCTTGGCACGACGGAGGACAAGCCGTATGTGTTGCAGACCAATGTTTACATGAAAGGGAGTGGGGATGGGGAAAATATTGTAGGGAGAGAAATGAGATTTCACCTCTGGTTCGACCCAACCAAGGATTTTCACGACTACGGCATTCTATGGAATCCAGATGAGATCAT ATTTTTAGTGGATGATGTTCCTATTAGAAGGTACCCTAGAAAGACCGATGCCACATTCCCATTAAGGCCAATGTATGTGTACGGATCAATATGGGATGCTTCTTCGTGGGCTACCGAAAATGGAAAGTACAAAGCAGACTACAATTTCCAACCCTTCGTTGGAAAGTACAATAATTTCAAGACGAGTGGCTGCGACCCAAACCCCGCCGCATCCTGCCGCCCTGCCACCGCCTCACCATCCGGTTCTATGGGGCTGAGCAGTAAGCAATACGCCGCTATGTCCTGGGTCCAAAACAACTACATGTTCTACGATTACTGTCAGGATCTTCAGAAAAATATTAAACTCACGCCCGAGTGTTAG